A single genomic interval of Megalobrama amblycephala isolate DHTTF-2021 linkage group LG17, ASM1881202v1, whole genome shotgun sequence harbors:
- the fastk gene encoding fas-activated serine/threonine kinase: MLGLPFRFGLLTCRRFSSPHQPSRLLSLGALTSMYTTRMYSGGGGKPGRRIGLIGGGPPMLENHHHPLPPHHPHVHQPQSYPPVYQARLDAHRPHYQTHQHYHTHPQVTHLPPPHYQPHAHLHHGKKKTWNFIHEKMSYDTFFTMKRLIDRSRTVDEVLRWVTQNPGKISHNHYPIALQKIGQLLVLQQAGGQAGGSGAGGGGGGVAGEGALPATSVGGSGENTIRQILDNQDFQTLCDAIVNDCSKFDNFSIVNCLYAVAALGLPSDSQIVQVLEEESQARLSQFNQKDISMVFSSSMKLHPSSQHPLIESCLAGLEKNIERERHPQTLFLLLSYYRTKWRALRVADGASPEQLVVNRKILRLVKHTLASVSSVRDHEMALLDEMLSACAREASNKSLELIFSSHLFYQNRQEKFVSSLAEELPKKVDSITPYTMALIAKYIARHRLRETRLLDTIADFLVKKGEYLDSKVIQKLVFPFSRMSYRPANETQFFSKLEMVLELKALSSPLATVNILMSLFQLGHFPGLVLHRVFSPSFISNVTNSPYALIVRRYLSLLDAAVELEYRDYTGPRLQDTHKVLMFDHALTADEVNRKYSYKGLVAEALRQLVGEHGYKQDEVLAPGYYTDFLLWIDSTGRVLPIRTGTPAATLAAGSTPCVVLNLKSPDGSGSVTALTTDFQKFSPFAPSLEEGADKQAGEEPAFLSAHMRPPAVAGSQRVGPNGTVSLDYNPYYTTSDYYSTLAKEHSLESQDSSTLSSPSDCLTQTGPSVPGTVAPQDSLFQFSIGKILEDEGGAASGANTGPDCEIATFYESVSYPEGGESDVVVGSPLQLHNTDNPEADRTTGEQVKRLIMSVNDKWHYCHNSDVLVGSRAMRDRHLQLLGYIILQLPYLELEKLNGIEEVKQYLHKKLLEVPL; encoded by the exons ATGCTGGGGCTGCCTTTTCGCTTTGGCCTCTTAACCTGCAGGAGATTCTCCTCGCCCCACCAGCCTTCTCGCCTACTGAGTCTAGGTGCTCTTACTAGTATGTACACCACACGCATGTACAGCGGTGGTGGGGGCAAGCCAGGTCGGCGCATCGGCCTGATTGGAGGAGGGCCGCCCATGCTGGAGAACCACCATCATCCACTCCCTCCACATCACCCTCATGTCCATCAGCCTCAGAGCTACCCGCCCGTTTATCAAGCCCGTCTAGATGCCCACCGGCCCCATTACCAGACCCACCAGCACTACCACACGCACCCTCAAGTCACCCACCTCCCCCCTCCGCACTACCAGCCCCATGCGCATTTGCACCACGGCAAGAAGAAGACCTGGAACTTCATCCATGAGAAGATGAGCTACGACACCTTCTTCACCATGAAGCGGCTGATCGATCGATCGCGCACCGTGGATGAAGTTCTCCGCTGGGTCACGCAGAATCCAGGGAAGATCTCGCACAATCATTACCCCATTGCCCTACAGAAGATCGGTCAGCTCCTGGTACTGCAGCAGGCTGGAGGTCAGGCAGGTGGGAGCGGAGCGGGTGGCGGTGGTGGTGGGGTAGCGGGCGAAGGAGCCTTGCCCGCGACCTCTGTCGGAGGTTCGGGGGAGAACACTATACGACAGATTCTGGATAATCAGGATTTTCAGACTCTCTGTGATGCCATTGTCAATGACTGCTCCAAGTTCGACAACTTCAGCATTGTTAACTGCCTTTATGCTGTAGCTGCTCTTG GGCTGCCCAGTGACTCTCAGATTGTACAGGTGCTGGAGGAAGAGTCCCAGGCTCGTCTGTCCCAGTTCAACCAAAAGGACATCTCCATGGTTTTCAGCAGCAGCATGAAGCTGCATCCGTCCAGCCAGCATCCCTTGATTGAATCGTGTCTCGCCGGGCTAGAGAAGAACATCGAGCGGGAGCGCCACCCTCAGACGCTCTTCCTCCTGCTCTCCTACTACCGCACTAAGTGGAGAGCGCTGCGGGTGGCGGATGGAGCCTCCCCGGAGCAGCTGGTGGTGAACCGGAAGATCCTGCGGCTGGTGAAGCACACGCTGGCCAGCGTTAGCAGCGTCAGAGACCATGAGATGGCTCTGCTGGATGAGATGCTGTCAGCATGTGCCAGGGAGGCCAGCAACAAGAGCCTCGAGCTTATCTTCAGCTCTCACCTCTTCTACCAGAACAGGCAGGAGAAGTTTGTTAGCAGTCTTGCAG aGGAGTTGCCTAAAAAGGTTGATAGCATCACGCCTTACACCATGGCCCTCATTGCCAAGTACATCGCTCGCCATCGTCTCAGAGAAACACGCTTGCTAGACACTATCGCTGACTTCTTGGTCAAGAAGGGTGAATACCTGGACAGCAAG GTGATCCAGAAGCTTGTCTTCCCATTCAGTCGTATGAGTTATCGGCCGGCTAATGAGACTCAATTTTTTTCCAAGCTCGAGATGGTGCTTGAACTCAAGGCTCTGAGCTCTCCACTGGCAACTGTCAACATCCTCATGTCCTTGTTCCAGCTGGGGCATTTTCCTGGGCTTGTTCTTCATCGTGTCTTCTCTCCATCGTTCATCAGCAATGTCACAA ACAGCCCGTACGCCCTAATCGTACGTCGGTACCTTTCACTACTGGATGCAGCCGTAGAGCTGGAATACAGGGACTACACTGGACCTCGCCTTCAGGACACCCACAAAGTGCTCATGTTTGACCACGCTTTAACTGCAGATGAGGTGAACCGCAAATACAG TTATAAAGGTCTGGTTGCAGAGGCACTCCGGCAGCTTGTTGGCGAGCACGGCTACAAACAAGATGAAGTTCTCGCACCAGGATATTACACAG ATTTCCTGCTGTGGATCGACAGCACAGGCCGTGTCCTCCCCATCAGAACAGGCACACCAGCAGCAACATTAGCAGCAGGATCGACCCCGTGTGTAGTACTGAACCTTAAATCTCCAGATGGGTCCGGCTCAGTCACGGCCCTCACTACTGACTTCCAGAAGTTCTCTCCCTTTGCCCCGTCACTGGAGGAAGGGGCTGACAAACAAGCCGGAGAGGAGCCTGCCTTCCTCTCTGCTCACATGCGTCCTCCAGCAGTGGCAGGATCTCAAAGGGTCGGCCCTAATGGAACGGTCTCGCTGGACTACAACCCATATTACACCACTTCAGATTATTACTCGACTCTAGCCAAGGAACACTCTCTGGAGAGCCAGGACAGCTCCACCCTCAGTAGCCCCTCAGACTGCCTGACCCAGACAGGACCCTCCGTTCCAGGGACGGTTGCACCGCAAGACTCCCTGTTCCAGTTCTCCATTGGAAAAATCCTGGAGGATGAGGGGGGTGCTGCGTCAGGAGCGAACACGGGGCCGGACTGTGAGATCGCTACTTTTTACGAAAGCGTGTCGTACCCAGAAGGAGGTGAGAGTGATGTGGTGGTCGGTTCTCCACTGCAGCTTCACAACACTGACAACCCTGAAGCTGACCGGACCACAGGAGAGCAGGTGAAGA GGTTAATTATGTCTGTGAATGATAAATGGCATTATTGCCATAACTCTGACGTGCTGGTCGGATCCAGGGCCATGAGAGATCGTCACCTGCAGTTACTGGGCTACATCATACTACAG